The proteins below are encoded in one region of Paenibacillus albus:
- a CDS encoding DUF4832 domain-containing protein has product MKYRPLIFITILASVLVVSFFTWKQLFASSEPPRVSFIPVELAGQVLDNPYTGFVVDSESDDATQPFRLAHANLKWSDLEPTKGNYAFEEVERMFNFSQWKQRNVKLVIRVVLDYPSDEAHKDIPQWLYEELGEKGTKYNIPYGKGFSPDYNSPLLIQYHRQLIKKLADRYNNDPAIAFVELGSLGHWGEWHTYDGEMTNKQIPFPKRVIADQYVQPYIDYFTNKPLMMRRPHVIAKKHGMGLFNDAFADRTETVEGFLNWYTNGYTNWLTQEEEPAMPNFWTSAPSGGEFSSDSTLLSDANIEEALREAKLTHVSWMGPYAPTSEPVGGPMQNNIDRFLTTIGYRFVITEESHEEEMDAGESLHVQLKINNRGVAPFYFRWPLEIGLTDETGAVRTTISTQIDIRSWLPGYSVASTVLPIPSGLPTGTYRITAAILDPETRLPGVQLAINGKREDGRYSLGSVIVNNSNE; this is encoded by the coding sequence TTGAAATATCGACCCCTAATTTTCATAACCATCTTGGCAAGTGTACTCGTAGTATCCTTTTTCACTTGGAAACAACTATTCGCTTCTTCAGAACCGCCGCGCGTATCGTTCATTCCTGTTGAATTAGCAGGTCAAGTGCTGGATAACCCCTATACAGGGTTTGTGGTTGATTCAGAATCCGATGATGCGACTCAGCCCTTCCGACTCGCGCATGCCAACTTAAAATGGTCAGATTTAGAACCAACGAAAGGTAACTATGCTTTCGAAGAGGTTGAGCGGATGTTCAATTTCTCGCAGTGGAAGCAGCGTAACGTTAAGCTTGTTATTCGCGTTGTACTGGATTATCCAAGCGACGAAGCCCATAAAGATATCCCGCAATGGCTGTACGAGGAACTGGGTGAGAAAGGAACGAAATACAACATCCCTTATGGGAAGGGTTTTAGTCCAGATTACAACAGTCCTCTATTGATTCAATATCACCGTCAGCTCATTAAGAAGCTTGCTGATCGTTACAACAACGATCCTGCCATAGCCTTTGTCGAGCTCGGCAGTCTCGGTCACTGGGGAGAATGGCATACGTATGACGGTGAAATGACGAACAAGCAAATTCCTTTTCCGAAACGAGTGATCGCTGACCAGTATGTCCAGCCTTACATTGACTACTTCACGAATAAACCGCTTATGATGCGCCGGCCGCATGTCATTGCTAAAAAGCATGGAATGGGTTTGTTCAATGATGCATTCGCCGATCGAACGGAGACAGTTGAGGGATTCTTGAATTGGTATACAAACGGCTACACGAACTGGTTAACGCAAGAGGAAGAGCCTGCGATGCCAAACTTCTGGACAAGTGCACCTAGCGGCGGAGAGTTTTCCAGCGACAGTACCCTTCTTTCAGATGCAAATATTGAAGAAGCTCTGCGCGAGGCCAAGTTGACACATGTGTCCTGGATGGGTCCTTACGCTCCTACTTCAGAACCTGTAGGCGGACCTATGCAAAACAACATCGACCGCTTTCTTACCACAATCGGTTATCGATTCGTCATCACAGAAGAGTCTCATGAAGAAGAAATGGATGCAGGTGAATCGCTGCATGTACAGCTTAAAATTAACAATCGCGGCGTCGCTCCCTTCTATTTCCGTTGGCCGCTTGAAATTGGACTAACAGACGAGACAGGCGCAGTGCGAACTACAATTTCAACACAGATAGATATTCGTTCCTGGCTGCCTGGATATTCTGTGGCCTCCACTGTGCTACCTATTCCTTCCGGCCTTCCGACAGGAACCTACCGAATTACCGCCGCGATACTCGATCCAGAGACACG